The Rhododendron vialii isolate Sample 1 chromosome 6a, ASM3025357v1 genome includes a window with the following:
- the LOC131330737 gene encoding protein argonaute 16, with amino-acid sequence MEKEVIGSPPPPPPIVPPNVKPEKLDVPKHSIIRRRGFGSAGRRISLLANHFKVSVKYPEEMFYQYSVSVSYEDKRAVEHKGIGRKVFDKLYQTYSSELGEKKLAYDGEKTLYTVGPLPQNKLEFSVVLEESFAKKGSPAHSGSPTEATKRSKHSFQSKAFNVEISYAAKIPLKSVSLALQGAEAEKTQDALRVLDIILRQQAANRGCLLVRQSFFHDDSRNLTDIGGGVTGCRGFHASFRPTLGGLSLNMDVSTTMILTPGPVIDFLLANQSARDPRNIDWTKAKKMLKNMRVKTRHNNREFKIIGLSEKPCNQQFFPLKVRNSDGGKDGEALEITVYDYFTKQRNIELRFSQYMPCLDVGKPKRPSYLPLELCSLVSLQRYTKALSSVQRASLVEKSRQKPPERIRVVTDAIKNYRYDDDPLLAACGISIEKQLTQVDGRVLEAPKLKVGNNEDCVPRNGRWNFNNKHLFTPVKIERWVVVNFSARCDTSHLSRELIQCGRNKGIHIERPHTLIEEDQQYRRSGPVIRVDKMFELITAKLPGPPQFILCVLPERKNSDIYGPWKKKSLSDFGIATQCISPSKINDQYLTNVLLKINSKLGGTNSLLALEHSSRIPLIKDTPTMILGMDVSHGSPGRSDVPSVAAVVGSRSWPLISRYRAAVRTQSSKVEMIECLYKPLANGEDDGIMRELLIDFYQTSNGRKPAQIIIFRDGVSESQFNQVLNIELDQMLKAYQHLGEAKVPKFTVIVAQKNHHTKLFQSGAPENVPPGTVVDTNIVHPRNYDFYMCAQAGMIGTSRPAHYHVLIDEIGFSPDDLQNLIHSLSYVYQRSTCAISIVAPICYAHLAAAQMGQFIKFEDFSETSSGQKSLTTAGSAAAVPELPRLHKDVAGSMFFC; translated from the exons ATGGAGAAAGAGGTTATCGgatctcctccaccaccaccgccaatTGTACCACCCAATGTCAAGCCAGAAAAACTGGATGTGCCGAAGCATTCTATTATCCGTAGGCGTGGGTTTGGTAGTGCTGGGCGGCGCATTTCGTTGTTGGCAAACCACTTCAAAGTCTCTGTCAAATACCCGGAGGAGATGTTTTATCAGTACAGT GTTTCTGTAAGTTATGAAGATAAGAGAGCTGTTGAGCACAAGGGAATTGGGAGAAAGGTTTTTGACAAACTTTACCAAACCTACTCCTCAGAACTTGGCGAGAAGAAGTTGGCTTATGACGGGGAGAAGACGTTGTACACTGTGGGGCCTCTTCCACAAAATAAGTTAGAGTTCTCAGTGGTACTTGAGGAGtcttttgcaaaaaa AGGTAGCCCAGCTCACAGTGGGAGTCCTACTGAGGCAACAAAAAGGTCAAAGCATTCTTTTCAGTCGAAAGCTTTTAATGTTGAAATCAGCTACGCAGCAAAAATACCTCTGAAGTCGGTATCTCTAGCTCTTCAAGGAGCCGAAGCTGAAAAAACACAAGACGCGCTGCGAGTGCTAGACATCATACTGAGGCAGCAAGCGGCTAACAG GGGTTGCCTTTTGGTACGTCAGTCTTTCTTTCACGATGACTCAAGAAATTTAACTGACATTGGAGGAGGTGTGACCGGCTGTCGGGGGTTCCATGCTAGCTTTCGCCCAACTCTTGGCGGTTTGTCTCTGAATATGG ATGTATCTACCACTATGATCTTAACACCTGGGCCTGTCATTGATTTTCTGCTAGCCAATCAGAGTGCACGGGATCCTCGAAATATAGACTGGACAAAG GCTAAGAAAATGTTGAAAAACATGAGGGTGAAGACGAGGCACAATAACCGGGAATTTAAGATCATAGGCTTGAGTGAAAAGCCTTGCAATCAGCAATT TTTTCCTCTGAAAGTGAGGAATAGTGATGGAGGTAAGGATGGAGAGGCTTTGGAGATTACTGTGTACGACTATTTTACGAAACAACGTAACATAGAGCTTAGGTTTTCTCAATACATGCCATGCCTTGATGTTGgcaaaccaaagcggccttccTATCTTCCACTGGAG CTTTGCTCTCTTGTCTCGCTTCAGCGCTACACAAAGGCATTATCTTCAGTGCAGAGAGCATCTTTAGTTGAAAAGTCGAGGCAAAAACCTCCGGAAAGGATACGGGTTGTGACTGAT GCCATTAAAAACTACCGTTATGACGATGACCCTCTTCTTGCTGCTTGCGGCATTTCGATTGAGAAACAACTTACTCAAGTTGATGGTCGTGTCCTTGAGGCCCCTAAG TTGAAGGTTGGAAATAATGAAGATTGTGTACCTCGTAATGGAAGATGGAACTTTAACAACAAG CATCTCTTTACCCCAGTCAAAATAGAACGGTGGGTGGTTGTCAACTTTTCTGCTCGGTGTGATACAAGTCATCTCTCCCGAGAACTTATCCAATGTGGACGGAACAAGGGCATT CATATTGAACGTCCACACACACTGATTGAGGAAGATCAGCAATATAGAAGGTCTGGCCCTGTTATACGAGTAGATAAGATGTTCGAGCTGATAACTGCAAAACTCCCTGGTCCTCCTCAATTTATTCTTTGTGTCTTGCCTGAACGGAAAAATTCTGACATTTATG GGCCTTGGAAGAAGAAGAGTCTTAGTGATTTTGGCATAGCCACCCAGTGTATTTCCCCTTCTAAGATCAACGATCAGTATCTTACAAATGTCCTCCTCAAAATAAACTCTAAG CTCGGAGGGACAAACTCTCTGTTGGCACTTGAGCACTCGTCCCGCATCCCTCTGATCAAAGACACTCCAACTATGATTCTGGGGATGGACGTTTCTCATGGCTCTCCCGGCAGATCCGATGTTCCATCGGTAGCGGCA GTTGTTGGATCTCGCTCATGGCCATTGATATCAAGGTATAGAGCAGCTGTACGGACCCAATCATCGAAGGTGGAAATGATCGAATGTCTGTACAAGCCCTTAGCGAATGGAGAGGATGATGGGATTATGAG GGAACTACTGATTGATTTCTACCAGACCAGCAATGGAAGGAAACCTGCTCAAATAATAATATTCAG GGATGGGGTGAGCGAATCTCAATTTAATCAAGTGCTGAACATTGAGCTGGATCAAATGCTGAAG GCTTACCAGCACCTTGGTGAGGCCAAGGTTCCCAAGTTCACTGTGATTGTGgctcaaaagaatcaccacacGAAGCTATTTCAATCAGGTGCCCCTGAAAACGTTCCTCCTG GTACTGTTGTTGATACAAATATTGTGCATCCAAGGAACTATGATTTCTACATGTGCGCTCAGGCGGGGATGATA GGAACTTCTCGTCCTGCGCATTATCATGTATTGATCGATGAGATTGGTTTCTCTCCTGATGACCTTCAGAATCTTATTCACTCACTGTCATACGT GTACCAAAGAAGCACTTGTGCAATCTCAATTG TGGCTCCTATCTGCTATGCACACCTTGCAGCCGCTCAAATGGGGCAGTTTATCAAGTTTGAGGACTTCTCCGAAACGTCTTCGGGACAAAAGAGCCTCACAACAGCAGGAAGTGCTGCCGCCGTTCCTGAGCTTCCGAGGTTGCATAAAGATGTTGCGGGTTCTATGTTTTTCTGCTGA